TGACCGGCACCACCACCCGCATCCCACTCATCCTCGACGTCGACACCGGCATCGACGACTCTCTCGCCCTGCTCTACCTGCTGGCGAGCCCCGAAGCCGAGATCGTCGCGATCACCTGCACGGCAGGAAACGTCCCCGCGCGGCAGGTCGCGATCAACAACCTCGCCTGGTTGGAGCTCTGTGGTCGCGAAGGAGTGGAGGTCTCACTCGGAGCCGAGATCCCCGTCATCCAGCCGCTCATGACGACCGAGGAGACGCACGGACCGCAGGGCATCGGCCATGCCGAGCTGCCTGCGCCAAGCCAGGAGATCTCCGCACGCCACGCCACCGCGGTATGGATCGACACGGTCCGCTCGCGACCCGGCGAGGTCATCGGACTCGTCACCGGCCCGCTCACCAACCTCGCGCTCGCCCTCAAGCTGTGCCCGGAGCTTCCGCTGCTGCTCAAGCGCCTCGTGATCATGGGCGGCGCGTTCAACTATCCGGGAAACACCACGCCGACCACCGAGTGGAACATCGCCGTGGATCCGGATGCCGCGAAGATCGTGTTCGACGCATTCTCCGTGGTTCCCGCGGATCGACGCCCTGTCATCTGCGCGCTGGACGTGACCGAGCGCATCGAGATGAAGCCGGAGCACATCGCCGCGCTGGCTGAAGCGGCCGGCAGCACCCCCGCAGAGATCATCTCACCCGATGACGCGCTCGGCCTGCGCTCGACGGCGAGCAACACCGTCATCCGGCACCTCTCTGATGCCGTGCGCTTCTACATGGAGTTCCACCGAGACCAGGACCAGGGGTTCCTGGCGCATATGCACGACCCCTTCGCAGCGGCGATCGCGCTCGATCCCTCGCTCGGCACGACCCGTGCCGCCACCGTCGACGTCGAACTCGCCGGCACCCTCACCCGCGGGCAGACCGTCGCCGACTGGCGCGGAATGTGGGGCCGCGAGCCCAACGCGGACATCGTCGTCGACACCGACCCGGCGGAGTTCTTCCGCATGGTGATCGACCGCGTCGGCCGCTTCGCACGCGAAGTCGGCTGAGAAGAAAGCGCACGACCCACCCATCCGAACGAATGCAAGGAGGCGTTCATGTTCACCACACCCGCGAAGCCCGCGGATCCGCACCGCGTTCGCAATACCGTCCTGATCGCGATCGGCGCAGCCGTCATCGTCGCGACCTACCTGTACCTCGCAATCGGCCAGCCTACGGAGGTCGCCGAGAGCAGCACAAGCCAGGCATCGCTCATCGCGATCGCCGGGTACGTCATCGGCGCCGTGCTGCTCGCCGCCGGGTCGATCCACCGCCTGCCCACCGCCACGATCGCGATGATCCCGGTGGCGATCGCGCTCAACATCGTCGTCGGGCAGATCGTGGCCGTGCTCGGGCTCCCGGTCTACGTCGACTCGATCGGCACCGTGCTGGTCTCGGCGCTTGCGGGACCGGCAGCCGGTGTGGTCACCGGAATCCTGACG
The DNA window shown above is from Microbacterium keratanolyticum and carries:
- a CDS encoding nucleoside hydrolase — its product is MTGTTTRIPLILDVDTGIDDSLALLYLLASPEAEIVAITCTAGNVPARQVAINNLAWLELCGREGVEVSLGAEIPVIQPLMTTEETHGPQGIGHAELPAPSQEISARHATAVWIDTVRSRPGEVIGLVTGPLTNLALALKLCPELPLLLKRLVIMGGAFNYPGNTTPTTEWNIAVDPDAAKIVFDAFSVVPADRRPVICALDVTERIEMKPEHIAALAEAAGSTPAEIISPDDALGLRSTASNTVIRHLSDAVRFYMEFHRDQDQGFLAHMHDPFAAAIALDPSLGTTRAATVDVELAGTLTRGQTVADWRGMWGREPNADIVVDTDPAEFFRMVIDRVGRFAREVG